A part of Nocardioides sp. WS12 genomic DNA contains:
- a CDS encoding alpha-galactosidase, with translation MTATRIHVRDGGVSLVLEYDASWANGLPRVLHWGDDLGRLGSRQLADLAEAARPRRGNSAFSVPGIPSLVPVESEGWLGRPGLIGSRQGAGHVTRLAVTGHETIPQGVRFHVVDEAAEISLDLTVTLSPHGVARLGAELKNTGRTSYELDHLGLSLPVPSHATEVLSLAGSQGHERVPQRLPLGVGAHVRENRKGRPGHDSPLVLVAGESGFGWESGEVWGVHLAWSGNQVQAAERLYHGEAVLASGELLLPREVSLAPGETYTAPEIWASHGHGLNELSGRLHQEIRARSTHPKAQRKVLLNTWQAVYFKATPERLMPLVDAAAAVGVERFVVDDGWFRGRNNARAALGDWEVDRTKWPDGLKPLVDKVTAAGMEFGIWVEPEMVNPDSDLARAHPDWILRPGPGDGPDSLGLPSRFQYVLDLANPGAYRFVAKALHKLLDQHPIGYLKWDHNRPVTEAGHGPTHTPGVRAHTLAVYRLIDELKKRHPGLEIESCASGGARIDLGILARTDRIWASDCIDALDRQEVQRWTQLLVPPELVGTHLGPETAHSTGRTQPLDFRAATALWGHFGIEWNLAKLAPEDLPVVRSWVELHKSLRPLLHRGRVVVADHPDPTLWVHGVVAQDQRDAVFAMTSLGKPATSPRGRVRLPGLDPSTSYDVRLLSPDGAGEPPWAVPSWLAGKGVRLPGRVLGSAGVQVPAMKPQQTCLLRATAR, from the coding sequence ATGACGGCCACGCGGATCCATGTGCGCGACGGAGGCGTCAGCCTCGTTCTCGAGTACGACGCCAGTTGGGCCAACGGTCTGCCCCGCGTCCTGCACTGGGGCGATGACCTGGGGCGCCTCGGTTCGCGCCAGCTGGCCGATCTGGCGGAGGCCGCCCGTCCCCGCCGCGGCAACAGCGCGTTCAGCGTCCCGGGGATTCCGTCGCTGGTTCCCGTCGAGTCGGAAGGCTGGCTGGGCCGTCCCGGCCTGATCGGCAGCCGCCAGGGCGCGGGCCACGTCACCCGGCTGGCGGTCACCGGCCACGAGACGATCCCGCAGGGCGTCCGGTTCCACGTCGTCGACGAGGCGGCGGAGATCTCGCTGGACCTGACCGTCACGCTGTCCCCGCACGGTGTGGCGCGACTCGGTGCCGAACTGAAGAACACCGGCCGGACGTCGTACGAACTGGATCATCTGGGGTTGTCCCTGCCGGTGCCGAGCCACGCGACCGAGGTGCTCAGCCTGGCCGGCAGCCAGGGCCACGAGCGCGTCCCGCAACGGCTCCCGCTCGGCGTCGGCGCGCACGTGCGCGAGAACCGCAAGGGCCGCCCCGGCCACGACTCGCCGCTCGTCCTGGTCGCCGGCGAGAGCGGGTTCGGCTGGGAGTCGGGCGAGGTGTGGGGCGTACACCTGGCGTGGTCCGGCAATCAGGTCCAGGCCGCTGAACGGCTCTACCACGGCGAGGCGGTGCTGGCCTCGGGCGAACTCCTGCTCCCCCGCGAAGTGAGCCTCGCGCCCGGTGAGACCTACACGGCGCCCGAGATCTGGGCGAGCCACGGCCACGGCCTCAACGAACTGTCCGGCCGCCTGCACCAGGAGATCCGCGCCCGCTCCACCCACCCGAAGGCCCAGCGCAAGGTGCTGCTCAACACCTGGCAGGCCGTGTACTTCAAGGCCACCCCCGAGCGACTGATGCCGCTCGTCGACGCAGCTGCGGCCGTCGGGGTGGAGCGGTTCGTCGTGGACGACGGCTGGTTCCGCGGCCGCAACAACGCGCGCGCCGCACTCGGTGACTGGGAGGTCGACCGGACGAAGTGGCCCGACGGACTGAAGCCGCTCGTCGACAAGGTCACCGCTGCGGGCATGGAGTTCGGCATCTGGGTGGAACCGGAGATGGTCAATCCCGACTCGGACCTCGCGCGCGCCCACCCGGACTGGATCCTCCGGCCCGGACCGGGCGACGGACCGGACTCGCTGGGGTTGCCGTCGCGGTTCCAGTACGTCCTCGATCTCGCCAACCCCGGCGCGTACAGGTTCGTCGCCAAGGCGTTGCACAAGCTGCTCGACCAGCACCCCATCGGCTACCTCAAGTGGGACCACAACCGCCCGGTCACCGAGGCCGGTCACGGCCCGACCCACACGCCCGGCGTCCGGGCCCACACGCTCGCCGTCTACCGGCTCATCGACGAACTGAAGAAGCGCCACCCGGGCCTGGAGATCGAGTCGTGCGCCAGCGGCGGCGCCCGGATCGACCTCGGCATCCTCGCCCGCACCGACCGGATCTGGGCCAGCGACTGCATCGACGCCCTCGACCGGCAGGAGGTGCAGCGCTGGACGCAGTTGCTGGTCCCGCCCGAACTCGTCGGCACGCACCTCGGCCCCGAGACCGCGCACTCGACCGGACGCACCCAGCCGCTCGACTTCCGCGCCGCCACGGCGCTGTGGGGCCACTTCGGCATCGAGTGGAACCTCGCGAAGCTCGCGCCCGAAGACCTCCCCGTGGTCCGCAGCTGGGTCGAGCTCCACAAGAGCCTGCGGCCGTTGCTGCACCGCGGTCGCGTCGTCGTGGCCGACCACCCGGATCCGACCCTGTGGGTGCACGGCGTGGTCGCGCAGGACCAGCGCGATGCGGTGTTCGCGATGACGTCGCTCGGCAAGCCCGCCACCTCGCCCCGTGGCCGGGTCCGGTTGCCCGGCCTCGACCCGTCGACGTCGTACGACGTCCGGTTGCTCAGCCCCGACGGGGCGGGTGAGCCGCCGTGGGCCGTGCCCAGCTGGTTGGCCGGCAAGGGCGTGCGCCTGCCGGGACGGGTGCTGGGCAGTGCTGGCGTGCAGGTGCCGGCGATGAAGCCGCAGCAGACCTGCCTGCTACGAGCCACCGCTCGCTAG
- the glgB gene encoding 1,4-alpha-glucan branching protein GlgB, giving the protein MTLGEMDLHLVAEGRHEQLWQVLGAHIRIEPVAGTNFVVWAPNARQVAVAGDFNGWDGSTHRMAPIGSGLWETFVPGVGAGATYQFVIEGADGVWRHKADPMAFHAQPPPEKASRVFASSHVWQDQAWLAERAGRQPVNEPMATYEMHLGSWKKHPDGSFWTYDELAADLPAYLSDLGFTHVEMMPVMQHPFGGSWGYHVTSYFAPDARFGDPDGFRRLVDALHAAGISVILDWVPGHFATDDWALVRFDGTALYEHPDPQRGWHAEWGSHIFDFGRPEVRNFLVANALYWLEEFHVDGLRVDGVASMLYLNYGRKDGEWTPNQYGGHEHLEAVRFLQELNATAYKRMPGVVTIAEESTAWPGVTGATSGGGLGFGFKWNMGWMHDSLGYLQHDPIHRAYHHGEMSFSMVYAFSENYVLPLSHDEVVHGKGSLVRKMPGDRWQQLANLRAYLAFMWAHPGKQLLMMGCEFAQETEWAESRELDWWLLAKPDHRGMQDFVRDLNHRYRDEAALWRLDNDPAGFAWIDAQDAGHNTFSFVRRAAAGSGVPDLVCVSNFAAIPHDYRLGLPSAGAWAEVLNTDATSYGGTGVGNLGTVEAIAAGPLEANAPGGSPAYATLVLPPLATLWLRSPIR; this is encoded by the coding sequence ATGACCCTCGGCGAGATGGACCTCCACCTCGTTGCGGAAGGCCGTCACGAGCAGCTCTGGCAGGTGCTCGGCGCCCACATCCGCATCGAGCCGGTAGCGGGCACCAACTTCGTGGTCTGGGCACCGAACGCACGCCAGGTCGCCGTCGCGGGTGACTTCAACGGCTGGGACGGTTCGACCCACCGGATGGCGCCGATCGGTTCGGGGCTCTGGGAGACGTTCGTCCCCGGTGTGGGAGCGGGCGCGACGTACCAGTTCGTGATCGAGGGCGCCGACGGCGTGTGGCGCCACAAGGCCGATCCGATGGCCTTCCACGCCCAGCCGCCGCCGGAGAAGGCCTCGCGCGTCTTCGCCTCCTCGCACGTGTGGCAGGACCAGGCGTGGCTGGCCGAGCGGGCCGGACGGCAGCCGGTCAACGAGCCGATGGCGACGTACGAGATGCATCTCGGCTCGTGGAAGAAGCACCCGGACGGCTCGTTCTGGACCTACGACGAACTCGCCGCGGACCTCCCCGCCTATCTGAGCGACCTCGGCTTCACGCACGTCGAAATGATGCCCGTCATGCAGCACCCGTTCGGCGGGTCCTGGGGCTACCACGTGACGTCGTACTTCGCGCCGGACGCGCGGTTCGGCGACCCCGACGGGTTCCGGCGACTCGTCGACGCGCTGCACGCAGCGGGCATCTCCGTGATCCTCGACTGGGTGCCCGGCCACTTCGCGACCGATGACTGGGCGCTGGTCCGTTTCGACGGCACCGCGCTCTACGAACACCCCGACCCCCAGCGCGGCTGGCATGCCGAGTGGGGCTCGCACATCTTCGACTTCGGCCGGCCCGAGGTGCGCAACTTCCTCGTCGCCAACGCGCTGTACTGGCTCGAGGAGTTCCACGTCGACGGGCTCCGCGTCGACGGCGTCGCATCGATGCTCTACCTGAACTACGGCCGCAAGGACGGTGAGTGGACGCCCAATCAGTACGGCGGCCACGAGCACCTCGAAGCCGTCCGCTTCCTGCAGGAACTCAACGCCACCGCCTACAAGCGGATGCCCGGCGTCGTCACGATCGCCGAGGAATCGACGGCCTGGCCCGGCGTCACCGGTGCCACCTCGGGCGGCGGGCTGGGTTTCGGCTTCAAGTGGAACATGGGCTGGATGCACGACAGCCTCGGCTACCTGCAGCACGACCCGATCCACCGCGCCTACCACCACGGCGAGATGTCGTTCTCGATGGTCTACGCGTTCTCGGAGAACTACGTGCTGCCGCTCAGCCACGACGAAGTCGTGCACGGCAAGGGCTCGCTGGTGCGCAAGATGCCCGGCGACCGCTGGCAGCAACTCGCCAACCTGCGGGCCTATCTGGCGTTCATGTGGGCGCATCCCGGCAAGCAGTTGCTGATGATGGGCTGCGAGTTCGCGCAGGAGACCGAGTGGGCCGAGTCCCGCGAGCTGGACTGGTGGCTGCTCGCGAAGCCCGACCACCGCGGCATGCAGGACTTCGTGCGCGACCTCAACCACCGCTACCGCGACGAGGCGGCGCTGTGGCGCCTCGACAACGACCCCGCCGGCTTCGCATGGATCGACGCCCAGGACGCCGGTCACAACACGTTCTCCTTCGTACGACGCGCTGCTGCTGGGTCGGGCGTGCCCGATCTCGTGTGCGTCTCCAACTTCGCTGCGATCCCCCACGACTACCGCCTGGGCCTCCCGTCCGCCGGCGCGTGGGCCGAGGTGCTCAACACCGACGCGACGTCGTACGGCGGAACGGGAGTGGGGAACCTCGGCACCGTCGAGGCGATCGCCGCCGGGCCGCTCGAGGCGAACGCTCCGGGCGGCAGTCCGGCGTACGCAACGCTCGTCCTGCCACCACTTGCGACGCTGTGGTTGAGGTCCCCCATAAGGTAA